Genomic window (Arachis hypogaea cultivar Tifrunner chromosome 13, arahy.Tifrunner.gnm2.J5K5, whole genome shotgun sequence):
ATCCACGAAAGCATTCTCCTTGCAAGGAATAGTGAGACCACCCATTGGATGACCATATCCGAATTTTTCTTCTGCTTGGCTTAGTAACTCTTGAAATGAAGGTTGACTCAAACAGGAAATAGGAATCACAAACCGCCTCATTTTCTCTCCAACATAGACTGCAAGATAGCCTTTTGGGACAGAGGCTGCTTGGGTTACAGCAGATGATGCCCTTCTATAGCAGGTAAGCGAAATcccattgttttctttttcttcaaactAATAAAAATGCAAATGATCTCAAAGGGTGTAAAGAAGAATTGTTGTTGCTACTGATTTGTGTTGTTTTAGAGTGCAAGGGTAACCGTCTATATATAGATATACCATCTATAAGTTTTTGAATAATTAGCCATTCGATAAGGTCTACTTTGAGACAAGGGCGAAACAAAGATCACATGGTAGTGTCTTCATTGTGTTTATGAAAGATTACTTTAGATTTGAGAGTTCTTGCCAAACAATGTTACCACCTTTTGAAAGAGACGACTGAGAAGctaataaatagttaaatacaaaGCTGATTTAATGGATTACTACGTATGTTGTAGACATGCTCAAGACATATCACATAAGTTGGCTCTTTATACTGATGAGTAACCTACTAAATCAGTGGAAATTGTCTAATAATGATGCAGAGTGGATATGAATACATTTATTGCAATAGAATAGAGATCACAGGGTACGTGAAAGGATTCATATGAGATGCCTTAAAACATGTCcatagatcaatatatatatatatatatatatatatagccatcaAGTACCTCATAATTGTTTTCATTGCCAAGATTAGTTCAACGGTTGGTAGCTATATATTAGCATTTAGTCAATTTCTCAACCCAAAGAAGAAAATGTGACATGTCTAAAGCATGTTTACAAAATATGGAATACCAATTAAGAAATGAAACAGACATAAGGTTTCAGTTTGATCTTATCTCATTTGATTGCAGTGGCTTCAGTCTTGACTATTCTTTGAGAAGGTAGGAGCATTCACTCTTAACCACTTCTAAGACAACACCATGTGATCTCTCGTGTGTATGCCCCGCAATCCTATAGAGACTTCAGCAATAATTTTATCTTGGAAATAATAATATTCCAAAGAATCTTAAAATCTATAAATACATTTCCTCCTGTATTTAGAAACAACACAATTCATTGCAATTCTTAAGCATCAACACTTCTTATCTTAAACTTGAAACCTTTTCCTTGCTCTAGTTCTTACATACATACAGAAAAATGGGTTTCCGTTTACCTGTTATTCGAAGGGTATCATCATTCTCAGCTAGCCAAGTAGCTTCAAAATCTGTGGAACTCCCAAAAGGGTATCTTGCAGTGTATGTTGGAGAGAATCAAAAGCGTTTTGTGATCCCCATATCATACTTGAACCAACCTTCATTCCAAGACTTGTTGAGTCAAGCtgaagaagaatttggatatgaTCATCCCATGGGAGGTCTCACTATTCCTTGTAGTGAACATGTCTTCCAACGAATCACTTCTCACTTGAATGGGCTATAAATCTCAGACTGTAGAAGATTGACATAGATTAGCATATACATGTTGTATACAATAGATTAGTATAGAGAATCGGATGACAAACTCAAAGAGTATGTCTACTTTTGTTGTATAGTGGCAAATTGACAATGAATTCAGTTATTCAATTTTGTGTTTAGCATATAGCATTGTTCACTTGTTCCTGAAATTAGGAGCTTACATAAGCGAAGTTACGCGCTGAAAGAAAAACTTGATTTTTTGCCTGTTTTAATAAATTTCAAAGTAGGAGCTGAACACCttcttattaaaatattaatgagtgcACATTGTGTACTTGGATAAAGTTACATTGCATATCacaaatttgtttgattttgcatTACAATGGTGAAGTAAAATAACTGCCAACTGATACACACATGCATCAAACAATTCTTTATTTATATTAACACAGAATAGTTGTTGGACTGCAACTTCTGTGATTTTTAAAGCAGAATATTCTCCTATAAAACTATCTGAAGCTGCATAATTTGAATTTTACATCCATCAATTGCCAGAAAATCATATCTTGATGACAACTTTGACACAATTTGGCTCTTTGAATAGATCAAATGCTTTGCTTATATCTGTCAATGGGAACTCATGGGTGAATAGCTTTTGAAGAGGGAACTCCTGTGATAATGTAAATAAATAGTCCAAATACATTAAATAATTGTGAGACTTTTTCATCAATGTATTAAGCATATTCCAGAAACGATAATGTAATGTATCTATTGAACTTAAGTGTCTTTCAAGTTTAAAGTACCTCCTTTTGGCATTTGTCAGCTACAATTGAAAGGTCTGACATGGCTTTTAGACCTCCAAAAACAGAACCCTTCTGAGTTCTGTCAGCCAGAATTGCTGTATGATTGAAAGGCACAATAGGTTCATTTGGCGCGCCAATCGTTATTGCTTTACCGGTTCCCTACATAATCCGAAGCAATAATTAGAAGAAGCAAGAATCATATAATTTGATGAAATCAAACAGCTGAATTACTTGACAGAAGTGAAACTAACCATCTTTGTGGCTGCTAAGGATTCACTAATCAAAGAAGCAACTCCAGTGCACTCAAAAGAATAATCCACACCAAATCCATCACTCAGTTCCTTCCCCAATTCCAATGGAGGTTTATCAGAATCGAGTATTTATAAAATCAGTCATTCCAAaagctttccctttttctctctttatcTCATTTGTGTCTGTAACATCCCaactttttgaatcaaatcattatttaataactaattaattaattaaaatggtaatgatttaatatttgaatttaaaatttaaacatatgaAAGCACTAGTGGTAGTAAATCTCTAACCGACAATAAAACAACCTTTTAAAATATAGTCATAATTAATTCTACATTTAttagatttgaatgatatttagttatatgaaaagataagaatacTAGCTCTATTCCTTAAGTTcagtataaaattaaattcaaattaaattagatagaTAAATCGGTTACGAGTTCAGAGTAGAAAATCGCGCTCTTATCAGCCAACCTGATATACTAACAGTATTTTGGGAATATCTCAAGCTGTGGTTATCCGATTTACTTCATTTAAGATTCGTTTTAAAGCTCATTCAATTCTCTATAAATCTGTCTCTAATAGCTAATTCTAAATTCCAAACGTAGAAAAAGTTATAGGGCTCACAAAGTGACGATCCAGATTGAAGATTTCACCTAAATGCCTCCTAACATAATCTGCACATACCTGAGAGCTATCTGATCCTTCCCTTCTCATTCTATTCCTTTTTTCTATACAAAATATTCTAGTATACACAAAGTCTAGCCATGAAACAAGTCTCTCTTCACTAATAAACTGCATCTATTTGCATCAGAATACCTAGCGGAACTTCACTCGAGGTAGGGGGTTTTTGtgctaatttttatatgtcaTGTTTTAAATGTTTTCGAACATAGATGTTAGCTTTATTTGCATGTCATGGTAGAATGTCTCTTTCCTTCATATGCATTATGTATTATAATAACAATCTTATGTGCATtaaagaactgagggaatgatccttcggtaagggaaggtgacccccaaagacaagataatcgagatgatccttcggtaagggaaggtgatcggcaaacttttgggaaccttcggtaagggaaggggactcccatcaattttatataataagatatatTTGTTGATGTAACTcttttcttgtgtatgtctaaataatattgattgtaaattgaactgagggaatgatccttcggtaagggaaggtgacccccaaagacaagatatcgatatgatccttcggtaagggaaggtgatcgatcgagatgatccttcggtaagggaaggtgatcgccaaaacgtttgggataagaaccttcggtaagggaaggggattCCCActttttataccggtttgagctcaataccttccataaaagctacgagaaaaagtaatgaaaagtacaatgaaaagtgtgatcatgattgttcttcttttatcttttttgatttatgattatgtttattattgctttcaaaGATCATTCTTTTATCCAAAGTTCCTTTTTGAAATCTATGATATTCGTTAATGTCTTTATTTTATTAAGATCTATTCTATTTGACTTTTCTATGCCAATGTTACTATTGTTctcttgtttattatttattttgccttgCTTTATGGCCTATGAGAACATCATACCAAGGTTTGTGAGTTTACATTTATATGTTTTAACGCTATAGGCATTTTGTATGCATTACACAtgtcataacataagtaaatgagaAGCATCTAAAAATCACCCCACTCCGACTAATCAagacttttgaaaataataattgaacaacattgtatcatcactgtttttattttaaaaactcgGAGTGGCTGGGGATGGATACGATGACACCATATAGATAAAAACTACTGAGAAACTTTTGTTTCTCACCCCTCTATCCGTACCATCTTCAGGAACGATGCAGTACGAAGCAATACAGTTGAGGTGAAA
Coding sequences:
- the LOC112736272 gene encoding auxin-induced protein 15A → MGFRLPVIRRVSSFSASQVASKSVELPKGYLAVYVGENQKRFVIPISYLNQPSFQDLLSQAEEEFGYDHPMGGLTIPCSEHVFQRITSHLNGL